DNA sequence from the Hyalangium ruber genome:
ATCGGCAGGTGCTCGGCGAGGTACTGCGAACCCAGCAGGCCCTGCTCCTCGGCGGCCACCGCGGCGAAGAGGATGGACCGACGGGGCGGCTGGGGCAGGGCCTGGAAGGCCCGGGCCACCGCGAGCATCGCCGCCACGCCGGAGGCATTGTCCAGGGCGCCGTTGTAGATGGCGTCCTCGCCCGGCTTCGCGTTGTCCCTCATCCCCAAATGGTCATGGTGCGCGGTGTAGAGGACGACTTCGCGCGACAGCCTGGGATCGCTTCCGGGCAACAGGCCCAGAACATTGGCGGTGGGCCGACGCCGCACCTGGTTCTGGAACTGCGTGGAGACCTTCACGCCCAGCGGCACCGGTCGGAACTCCCGCTTCTGCGCCGCGGCCCGAAGCGTGTCCAGGTTCTGCCCTCCCAGTTGGACGACGCGCCGGGTCGCCTCCTCCGTGGTCCATGCCTTCACCTGGAGGCTCGAGCCCGAAGTGGCGGGCAGCTCGAATTGCTCCCCCGTCCACGAGGTCTGCACCACCTGCCAGGGATAGCCGGCGCTCGGCGTGGTGTGGAGGATGATGGCGCCAGCGGCGCCCACCTTCGCGGCCTGCTCGTACTTGTAGTCCCAACGCCCGTACCGAAGCCGCGTCCGGCCCGCGAAGAGGTTCGGATCGTCCTCCGGATCGCTGTTGAGGATGAGGAGCGTCTTGCCCCGCAGGTCCATGCCCTTGAAGTCGTCCCAGCCGTACTCGGGGGCGACGATGCCGTAGCCCACGAAGACCAGCTCCGACTCCTGCAGCCGAACCTCGGAGTCCTGCACCCCGGCGACGGCGATGAACTCCTCGTGGAACTTCAGCTCGGCGCGTCCCGACGGAGTGCTGAACGCCAGCGTCTCCGGGTGACCGTTGAGGCCCACGAGCTCGAAGGACTGGAGGTACGTCCCATCGGAGCCCGCCGGCTTCAACCCGAGCACCTCGAACTGGGAGGCGATATACGTCTGCGCCAACGCATCCCCCCGCGTCCCCGGCCCTCGTCCTTCCAGGAGATCATGCGAGAGGAAGCGCACGTGCCCCCGAAGCACGTGCGCTTCGATGAGCTGTGCCGCCGTCTTCTCCGAGGAGGTGGTGAGCGGCACGCCCTGGGCCAACGCCGGAAAGCAGAGCAGGCAGAGGAGCAGAGCCCACGCGCGCATCATGGGCGAATCAGGCGGCCTCGGTGGCAGGGGCCGCCACCTTCCACGTGGTGCCAGCCGCCGTGTCCATGATCTCCACGCCCTTGGCCTTCAGCTCCGTGCGCAGCCGGTCCGCCTCCGCGAAGTTCTTCGCCTTACGGGCCTCGTTGCGCTCGGCGATCAGCCGATCCACCTCCGCCACGTCGATGCCTCGCTCCCGCACCGCCCGCTCGCGCCGCCGAAGCAGCCACTGCGCCGGCTCATCCTCGAAGAGCCCCAGCACCCCCGACACCTTGCGCACGTCCTCCCGCAGCGCCTGCAGCGTGCGGCCCACCAACGCCTTGTCCTTGACCGGTGGCTTGTCCGTCAGCTCGTTCATCAGCCCGAACAGGCCCGACAACGCCGCGAGTCCGTTCGGAGCGTTGAAGTCGTCGTCCATCGCCGCCTCGAACTCCTTGAGGAAGCGACCCGGCTCGCCGTGCAGCGGCCCCTTGCCGAAGTCCTTGCCCGCCACGCGCTCGTCCACCTTGCGCAGCGTCTCGTAGAAGTACTCCATGCGGTACTCGGCATCCGCGATCGCCTTGTCCGCGAAGTTCAGCGGGTGCCGGTAGTGCGTCGACAGGAAGAAGAAGCGCAGCGCCTCCGCGTCCACCTTCGTCAGCGCGTCCCTCAGGCGCACCACGTTGCCGAGCGACTTCGACATCTTCGCGCCTTCGATGTCCAGGAAGCCGCAGTGCATCCAGTACTTCGAGAACTGCTTGCCGCTAGCGCCCTCGCTCTGGGCGATCTCGTTCTCGTGGTGGGGGAAGATCAGATCCAGCGCGCCCCCGTGGATGTCGAACGACTCGCCCAGGTACCGCGCGCTCATCGCCGAGCACTCGATGTGCCAGCCCGGTCGCCCCTTGCCCCACGGGCTGTCCCACGACGGCTCTCCCGGCTTGGCCGCCTTCCAAAGCGCGAAGTCCAGCGGCTCGCGCTTCTGGTCGCCGGGATGCACTCGCTCGCCCGCCCTCAAGTCATCCAGGTTGCGCTTGGACAGCTTCGCGTAGTCCGGATAGCGGCTCACCGCGAAGTACACGTCCCCCTGGGACTCGTACGCCACGCCCTTGTCCACCAGCTTCTGGATGATGGAGATGATCTCCGGGATGTGGTCGCTCACCTTCGGCGAGACGTCCGGCTCCACCATGTGCAGCGCCCGCGCGTCCTCCCGGAACGCCTCCACGAAGCGGGACGCCAGCGCCACCGGCTCCTCCCCCGTCTCGTGCGCCGCCTTGATGATCTTGTCGTCGACGTCCGTGTAGTTGCGCACGTACGTCACCCGGAAGCCCCGATACCTCAGATACCTCACCACCACATCGAAGGAGGTGAAGGTGCGAGCATTCCCGATATGTATGTAACTGTAGACCGTGGGACCGCAGACATAGACGCGAACAGCACCCGGTTCGGTGGGCTCCAGGGGCTCTTTCTGCATCGTCAGCGTGTTGAAGAGCGTGATCGACGGCTGCGCCAAGGCGAGGGTTCCTCTCATCAGTCAACGGACGGCAACAACTCTAGGCTCCTGAAGGTGGCACAGTCAGCCACCAATCTGGGAGAATGGTTCTTGGAATGGCCCCCTCCAACCCCAAGCGACCGCCTCGCCCTCCCCGCCCTCCGGGTGCGCCGTCGCCCAAGAAGCAGGAGGTGGAGCTGCCATTCGACGACGACGAGGTGGCGCCGCTGCAGGAGGATGATCCGCGTCCGCAGCGCGTGCCCCAGTTCCCCGCGGGCCCTCGCCGGTCCGCTCGCCGCGCGGGCGCTGGGCGGGATGCCCGGGGGGACCGCGAGCTCTCCACCCGGTTCGATGCCAACGAGTACTCGGATCCCGGCCACTCGCCCGCCTTCCTCTATGTGGAGCGCGGCCCCGGCCTGGGCCAGCTCATCCCGGTCAAGCAGGGGCCGCTCGTCATCGGTCGCGCGTCGGCGTGTGACTTGCGCCTCCAGCACCCGTCCATCAGCCGCCGCCATGCGCAGCTCATGCGGCAGGGCGAGCGCTTCGTGCTCCGGGATCTGGGCAGCCAGAACGGCACGTTCGTCAACCGGGTGAAGCTCACCGGAGATACCGATATCCGCGTCGGGGATGAGATCTCCCTGGGAAACGCTCTGATGAAGCTGCGGGGGCCGGGCAGCTCGTCGGACAAGGTGCCGCTGACCGCGCTGCCGGTCCACAAGAAGCCCGCGCGCATGGCCATGAGCCTCACGCGCGTGGCGCTCGTGGCGGCCGCCGTGGGCTCGGCGGTGGCGGCCCTGCTCACCCTCGCCTTCCTGAAGATCACCTCTCCGGAATCGGAGGGCACTGCTTCCACGGACAGTGCGTCGGGCGCTTACGTCCCGCCCCCCTCCGCCACGGAGGAAGAGCGCGCGGCGAGTGCGACCGAAGAAGAATCTCGCGCCGCCAGGCCGATCGTACCGCCTTCCAGCGCCAAGGCCTCGGGCCCCCGCGCCTCGTCGATCAGCGCGAAGTCCGCCGCCTCCCGGAAGGAGTCGGGTTCCCGCTCCAGCGCCCAGGGCACCAAGTCCTCCGCTGGAGAGGAGCGCGCGGACGTCATCTCCCTCTATGAGAAGGGAGACGTGGCCACGGCGCTGAGCCTTGCCCGGAGCGCCCAGCTCGAGTCACTCGCCTCGCGCATCACCGACTTCCAGAGCGCGCAGGAGGCGGGCCAGAAGGCCCTCAACGCTCGGGACACCGCCAGCGCCCTGCGGCACCTCTCCGCCGCCCTCGCCGTGGATCAGGAGCTGTCCCAGGGCTGGAGCGTCCAGGGTCGCAAGCTCCGCAAGCAACTGGGCCACCTCCACACCCTGACGGGGGTGGACCAGCAGAAAGCCGGGGACACGGGCGCCGCCCGAGAGTCGTTCAAGACGGCGCTGAAGTACGACCCGTCCAACGCGCGAGCCAAAAAGGAGCTTCAGCAGCTCGGCGGGCAACCGTAGCTCCCGGGGAATGAAGCTTCGCGACCCACTGTCCAGGTTCGGGGTCGCCGGCCTCCTTTCGGCCGAGGCATCGTGGTACGACCCCTGCGTCACTGAACAGAGGATGGCAGCGGCGGGCATGGGCCCTGCGCGGGTCCAGGCTCCAGCGGTGGCATCCTCGGTGGCGTGAGAGCGGGTGGACGTTGTCGCAAGCAACGAAGGCGAAGTTCCTGGAGGCTGGGCCCTTTCATCAAAATCTCAAGGCGCGGCTCGAAGAGACCTGTCAGGAGCTCGGCGTACGCTACCGGACGCGGCACAGCGTGGGCGCGGCACTGAAGAGTCAGGTGCGCTGGCTCAAGCGGATGGGGCAACCTGCCCTCGGAGGTGTGGCTTGAGCGACGAGACCCCGGAGAAGATTCGCTTCGGACGTTCGCAGAAGTTCCGGCTCTCCCAGAAGGGCACCGAGGCCGTGACGGAGTACAAGCTCATGCTCGAGAAGGCCCGCTCGGGCTCGGGGCGTGCCCAGTTCGACGCGGCTCGCGCCGCGTGGGGAGTCCCTTTCAACCTCACCGCCGAGGATGGGCTCTTCCTCGTGGAGTTCAGCGAGGGAGATCGGACGCTCCCGGAAGCTACACGCAACCTCGACGGCTGCGGCACCACAGCCAAGGAGGTCAAAGCGGCCGTCGAGCGGCTGCTGGCGTGCGGCATGCTCGAGGCGGTCGTCGCCCCGCCCCCTCCCGTCGCGCCTCCCCGCCGTTACTGGTGAGGGCCGCGCTGGCGACGAGAGGCCACCTGGCGTAGGCCTCGGGCAAGGAACAGCCCATTGGCGCCGATGAAGAGCACCAGGACCAGCGCCACCAGCACCCGCCCCCAGTCCTCCCACGGCCGCTGCCCTTCGATGACGATCCACAGCCGCCCCGCCACCGGCTGCACCTCGCCCTTCGAGCGCAGCAGCGCGAACGCCTCCTGGTAGCGCGGCGAATCCTCCTCCACCAGGAGCCTCCCCCGCACCGCGAAGGGCCGTTGATCCGGCTGCGGCGGGGGCTTGCCCTGCACCCAGTCCTCCCCCGGCAGCACCGGGCGGCGCACCACGAACGGGGACTCCTTGAGCCCCACCAGCACGTAGATGGCGCTCCCATCCCGCTCGTAGGCGCCGTGCGTGGTGGGGATGCCGTGGAGTTGGGCGTAACGGTTGGAGACCAGCGCCTCGTAGCGATAGTCCCCCTCCGCCCCCAGCGACAGCGGCGTGCGCGGCGTGAAGAAGTAGAGCAGCTCGAGCCGCTGCATCCACAAGAGCGCCACGCTCACCCCGATGGCCACCAGCGCCACCGGCAGCTTCACCGGGCTGCGCGAGCGCCGGGCCTGCCGGGCCTCCAGCTCCGCGATGCGCTGCTCCCGCTCCTCCCGAATGCGCTGTTCTTCGGACATGAAAAAGCCCCGGGTTCCTCGAGGGGAGCCCGGGGCGGAGCATGCGCCAGCGGCGCGGTGCGTGCTAGGCGGCGATGTTGAAGATCTTCTTCAGGTCCGACTCGATCTCTTCCTCGGAGCAGTCCTTGGCCAGCGACAGCTCCTTGATGAGCAGCGAGCGCGCCGTGTCCAGCATCTTGCGCTCACCGAACGAGAGGTCCTTGTCGCCCTTCAGGAGGTAGAGGTCACGCAGCACCTCGGCGATCTCGAAGACGGAGCCCGTCTTGATCTTCTCCATGTACTCCCGGTAGCGACGGTTCCACGTGGTGGAGTCGACCGAGATGTCCTTCTCCTTGAGGATGGAGTAGACCTGCTTGACGTCCTCCTCGCTGATGATCTCGCGAAGGCCAACCGAGCCGACCTTGTTGATTGGGATCATGATCCGCATCCCGTTCTCCAGGATGCGCAGCACATAGAAGGACTGGCGCTGCCCGGCCACCTCGGTGTGCTCGATGCCCATCACCTCGCCTACACCCTGTCCGGGGTAAACCGCCTTGTCACCAGTCTTGAAGCTGGTCTGCACTCGTTACCGCCTCCTTGAATGATCCGGCTCCGGCCACGAAGCACGGCATGACTACCACAAACCACACCAATCAGCAACATTTCCCCTGCCGAGACCTTGACCGCTCCTGAACGAGCCGACTACGGTGTCGGATTTCGTGTGTGCCCCCCTCCGCTGTGGGTGGGGTGCTGGGGACAGGACGGGCGGGGTGGGGTGTGGATCGATATGCGTGGCGCGACCTCGGCTCGCGACCTCTATTCTTTCCTGCACTGAGTGTGATGCTTGGCGCTACTGCTAGCGCCGAAGGAACGGGCACCCTCAGCGGGAAATTCCTGATCATCGCGGCTCTCCTGGGTACGGCCGGCCTGGCGCTTGCTCGCCTGCCTGGTGTCCATCTCGGGGTGTTGTTCGCGCTGGGAGCCATGGGCGCGGGGCTCTCTGGACTCGAGGGCCGCGTGGAGGTGCCTCCCGAGCTGGCGCAAGGGGGCCCTGCCGTACTCGAGGGGGTGGTAGAGCGGGTGGATCCGTTCGAGGACTCCACGCGCCTGCAGCTCGCCGTGGCGCGGGCTGGGCGCACGGCGCACTCCACTGTCCCGGCGCGGTTCCGCGCGAGTGTGTATCTGCGCGGCGGGCCCTCGCTGCTGCCGGATCAGCGGGTGCGGGTGGAAGCCAAGCTCCAGCCCCTGGAGCCTCCCTCCAACCCTGGTGAGAAGAACTTCGCGGCGGCGCGGCGACGACAGGCGGTGGTCTTCAGTGGGAGTGTCATGGCGGGAAGGCTGCTGGTGCTCTCCCCTGCTCCCGCATGGCGGCGGTATGTGGCGAGGACCCAGCAGGGACTCTCGGACGCCGTGCGGAAGGTGGCTCCTTCGGAGGACTCCGCCGCGCTGTTCCTCACGCTCGCGGCGGGACAGCGGGCTTCGCTGGATGATGCGTTGGAGGAGGCGTTCTCTCGCAGCGGGCTGGCCCATGTGCTCAGCGTGAGTGGGTTGCATGTAGCGGCGCTCGCGCTGATGACACTTGCCTTGCTCAGGCGCTTGCTCGTTCGCGTAGGCGCGCGCTTCCGGGGGATGGATGCGCGCCGGGTCGCCGCGCCCGCCTCGGTGCCCTTCGTCTGGGCCTATGTCGTGTTCACCGGCAACCAGACTCCCGCAGTGCGCTCGGCGGTGATGGCCACCGTGGTGCTGCTGGGCCTGGCCCTGTGGCGGCGCGCGGAGGGGCTCAACAGCCTTGCCGCCGCAGCGATCGTGCTCGTCATCTGGACACCCTCCAGCGTCGCGGATCTGTCGCTGCAGCTGTCCTTCCTCGCCGTGTTGAGCCTGCTGCTGCTCACGCCCGCGCTGCGAGGGGCCTTTCCCATCGCGCCCCCCGAGCCGGGCGAGGAGCGCCGATGGGTGCGGATGGCCCGGAACGCGCGGGAGACCGTCCTGGAGACCTTCTGTGCCAGCGCGGCGGTGACGGTGGCGAGTGTGCCACTCGTGGCCAACACGTTCGGCCGCGCGAGCCTGGCGGGGCTCGTCTCCAACATCGTCTGTCTGCCGCTGTGCGGGCTGCTCACCGGGTTTGCCGCCGGGGGCGCGGCGCTCTTCACCGTCTCTCCGGTGCTGGCCACGCCGGTGCTGTGGGGTGGCGCCTGGGCCTCGGAGCTGCTGCTGGTCCTCACCCGCTTCTTCGCAGCCGTGCCGCTGGCCACGGTGGAGCTGCCTCCCTTCGGCGCGGGCCTCTCCGCGCTCTATGCCCTGGGGCTGGCGACGTGGGCGCTCGGGGTCGGCCGGTGGCGGTTGGGGGGCGTGCTCACGCCCCTGGCCGTGGCGGTGGCGCTCCTCGCACCGTGGCTCACGCCCCAGGCGCCCCTGCGCATCACCTTCCTCTCCGTGGGCCAGGGAGACGCGGTGGTCCTCAGCTCACGCGGGCAGCACGCGCTCGTGGACGGAGGTGGCGTTCCTCAGGGAGGAGACACGGGCACCCGCTTCGTCCTCCCCTTCTTGCGCCACGAACGCATCGACCGTCTGGCGCTCACCATCCTCTCCCACCCCCACCCGGATCACGCACTCGGGTTGATCTCCACGCTGGGACAGGTGCGCACGGAGCGACTGTGGCTCCCCGCCGGCAGCACGGACGGGCCCCTGTCTCGACAGCTCATCGCCGCGGCCCAGGGCGCCAAGGTGGAGGAGGTCCAGGTGGGCTCACCCGCCTTCGTGCTCGGCGAGGCGACCCTGGAGGTGCTGGGGCCTCCGCTGCCCGAGGATCGGGAGCTGATCGAGGGCGTGAATGACCGAAGCGTGGTGGTGCTCCTGCGTCACGGGGACGTCACCGTGCTGCTCACAGGGGACGTGGAAGAAGCGGGCGAGGAGTTGCTGCTCGATCGCGTGGGGCCGGTGACGGTGCTCAAGGCGCCCCACCACGGCTCGCGGACCTCCTCCACCGAGCCGTTCCTGGCGCGGACCCGCCCTCGGTATGTCGTCTTCTGTGTCGGCCGCCGCAACCGCTTCGGCTTCCCCCACCCGGAGGTCGTGGAGCGGTATCGAGCGCTGGGGAGTGAGTGCTTCCGAACGGATCTGAACGGTGCCGTCACCCTGGAGAGCGACGGCAAGGATGTCCGCCTGCATGGGTTCCTTCCGCGCGAGGAGCCTCACACTGGCCCCCCAGTTGCCCCGCTCGCCCACCATCCCCACCCTTGAGGAGATGATTTCAGACGATCTCGACCTGAGGCAGCTCACCGCGGAACTCAAGGCCTCGCTCGGACCTGGAGAGCCTGTTGGCTACCTTCGTGGCAAATCGCTGATGCGCGACATCCTCGTGGAGCGAAAGGGCTTCTCCGAGCTGGAGGCCGAGGAGCTCATCGACACCCTGGAGCTGCGCGGCTTCCTCCGCTTCCTGGGCGATCCCACCGAGCGCTCCGTCGCGGACTCTCATTGGGAGATCTCTCCGCACGCGTAGCCCGGAGCGCGCTCGCCCTACTCGAAGGCGAGCCAGCCGAAGCGCGGCAGTGCGTGGAAATCTCCGATGAAGAGCGGGGAGAAGGCCTGTCCTTCCACGTTCCTTCGCTCGACGTGCTCCAGCCGGTACAGGTTGAAGCGCCAGCGGTCTCCCTTCTTCGGCGGCACGTTGGGCACCTCCGCCAGCCGGGCGAAGGGGATCTGCATCTCCACCGTCCAGCCGTCGTCCCGGTCGGAGGGGTCGTCGAGCGTCCCTCGCACCTTCACCGCCGTCTTCATCCCCGAGTCCCAGCCCGTGTCCATTCCCTGGCGCCGGGCCGGGAAGTACGCGTCGAAGATGACGTTGTGCGGAGAGACCTGCAGCTCGTTGTACGTCCGCCCGTCCGCGTTGGCGTCGAGGAAGATCTCCACCACCTCCTGCTCGTAGATGGGGTCGTCTCGCTTGCGCAGCGTGCCCCAGACGTCCGGGTCCACCACCGCGAAGGCCACGTAGAGGTTCGCGTCGTCGTAGAGCAACCGCGCCTCGGTGCGCAGCGAGGCAGGCTGTCCGTCGAAGCTGCCGCGCAGCACCACCGACGGGGCCGTCTTCCAGGCTTCATCGCCGAGCTCCCCGTCGAGGACTGGCGGCTTCGTCGCACGGGAGACTTTGTACTCCGGTAGCTCGGGGGCACTGCCCAGCGTCGGCCCCAGCATTCGGTTCTGGCCGTCCTGGGCTCGCGGGTCGTCCACGGCGAGGCGCTCATCTCCCCTCCAGAAGCCGAGCACCACCCGGCTGGGTCCTCCCGGCATCGACACGGTGTGGACATCCTCGATGACCTTGCCCACGGGCCACGAGGCGAGCGGCGCCATGCCGTCCTGAATCTCGTGGTCGGCGTTCATGAGCATCTGCCCGGTGGCCGCATCGATGACATGAGCGAAGAAGCTGTAGCCCTGGGGCGGCGCGCGCTGCGCCTGGAAGTAGTGCGCCAGTCGCACGGGTTGGCCGGGCGCGGCCTGCGCGGGTGTCACCTGGGAGCCCAGGTACACCACCGCTCCTCCACCCAAGGTGGCCCCGCTGCGGAACGTGAGCTCCGCTGGCGCGGCGTCCAAGGTGCGCAGCTGCGTGGGGGGTGGCAGGCGCTGGGTGCGCGGCCGAGGTCCGGCCTGTTCGTCACGACAGGCGACGAGGCCCAGGGTCAGCGCTAGCAGAAGAGAGAGGAACGGGCGGGCAAGGTGCATCGGGCCGGGGAATCTAGCAGGGCACTCGGGAATCCCTGGGTTCCCGCCGCTGAGTCCCACCGTCTCGCGGCGGAGACGGTCCGTCCACGCCCGTGGATGGTCCGTGCGGAGCGTGCTGGGGAGCGCCCCGTAACCCCTTGAAAGTCGTGGGCTGGAGAGCCGGCATCCCGATTGCTCTGGCTGCTGGCCATGCGCTTCGAATTCGAGCACCTGGGCACCACCACTCCTTTTGAACTCGCGGAAGGACAGCACCTGCTTGGAGGGGGCGCCGAGGACCAGGTGCGGCTGGAGGGCCTTCCTCCGGGCTTCCTGTCCCTGTGCATCGAGGGCGTCCGGCTCACGGTGGCCGCCGCGCAGAACTTCACCGTCAACGATGTACACGTGCCCCGTGGCGTTCCTCGGCTGGTGCTCCCAGGAGAGGTGGTGGGGCTGCCCGAGCAGATGCGCCTCAAGGTCCTCCAGGCCCCTCACAGTGGCGAGCGCGGCGTGGGCACCATGGCCGTGCTCAAGAACCTGCTCACCGATGGCGCGGACCTGTCCTCCTCGCGCGCCGCCACCCTGACCTGTCTCACCGGACTGGACGTGGGCCGCACCTTCGTCCTGGCCGAGGCCCAGACGGACCTGGGCCGCGGGACGGGCGTGGACTTCCGCCTGCGCGACCGCGCCGTCTCGCGCTCCCACGCGCGCATCCTCCGCCAAGGCACCACGTTCACCGTCCTGGACCTGGGCAGCCCCAATGGGGTCTTCCGCAATGGCCAGCGGGTGAAGGGCTCCGCCGATCTCGCGGAGGGGGACGTCATCGAGTTGGGGAAGACGATCCTGCGCTTCCAGGCTCCCGTGGAAGTAGAGGAGCCCGCTCTGCTTCCCGAACCGGCCTTGGAGGCGCCCGCGGTGGAGCCCGAACCCACGCCTCGGGGAGAGTGGTGGTTCATCGGGCTCGGCGCGGCAACTGCCCTCGCGGGCGTGCTCGTCACCTACGCCCTGGTGGGCTGAAGCCTCAGGAGACCATCGGCGAGAGCCCCGCGCGCTCCACCAGCAGCGCCGCCAGCCGCCGATGGTGCTGGAAGAAGCTCGTGAAGTTGACGAAGCCGCCGTTGGTCCGGATGGCGTAGACCGTCACCGGGCCGGGCAGGACGTCCACCTTGTGGATCTCCTTGAAGGAGAAACGCCGGGTGCGAACCATGCCCCGATAGGTGATGCCCCGCGCATCCACCACGATGCGGGTGCGCGCGTAGTACGTCAGCGATACGCCAAAGAAGACGACGAAGAAGATCACCGCGAAGAAGGTCTTCGCCGGAACGTCATCGAAGCTCAGCAACAGGTACACCAGCACTGTCACCCAGAGGATACCGGCGGCTGCCATCAGCGCCGCCAGGACACGCCGAGGACGAAAAACCTGCCGAGTACCCGATGCGGAGTCGTGCCCGTCCATAAGGACACGCTAAGCACCCGGGGTGACATGCGCCACCGGATCGCCGGGAATTTCGCTGTGGCTTAACGCAGGCGCTCGGCGGTCTGGCGTGCCTCGGCCTGCAGGTCCGCTCGTACGTCCCGCGCGGTGGAGGTGGCATAGCGCTCGTAGCTGGTACGCGCCTCCGCGTTGCGGCCCAGCATCCGGTACGCCTCTCCCAACCCATAGAGTGGGGAGGCCATCTCCGGCGCCAGACGCAGGGAGTACTCGTAGTCCAGCGCGGCCTCGGCATAGCGCCGCAGGCCGATGTAGGCGCTGCCCCGGGCGGTGTAGGCCACCGAGAGCGTCGGCTCGAGCTGGATGGCCTGGGTGAGGCTCTGGAGCGCCCCCGCGTAGTCCCGGGCCTGGATGCGCTGCACGCCCTGCTCGTAGGCGCGGCGGGCCTGGGCGCGCGTCGTCTCCGCCACCGGGCCGAAGCCCGGCGCCACGCCCTGCGCCTGCGGAGAGCCACCCTGCTGCGCCAGCCGGGCCTGGGCCTTGGCCACGTTGTCCTGCGCGCTCTGGCGGATGGCGGCATCCGGGGTGAGCTGCGCCACACGGTTCCAGTGCTCGATGGCCCGCGCGTAGTAGCCCAGCACCGCCTCCGCGTTGCCCAGCTTGAACAGCGCCTCCACGTTGCCCGGATCCGCGTGCGTCGCGTCCAGGTAGGCAAACGTCGCCTCGCGGTAGCGGCGCTCCT
Encoded proteins:
- a CDS encoding M20/M25/M40 family metallo-hydrolase; the protein is MMRAWALLLCLLCFPALAQGVPLTTSSEKTAAQLIEAHVLRGHVRFLSHDLLEGRGPGTRGDALAQTYIASQFEVLGLKPAGSDGTYLQSFELVGLNGHPETLAFSTPSGRAELKFHEEFIAVAGVQDSEVRLQESELVFVGYGIVAPEYGWDDFKGMDLRGKTLLILNSDPEDDPNLFAGRTRLRYGRWDYKYEQAAKVGAAGAIILHTTPSAGYPWQVVQTSWTGEQFELPATSGSSLQVKAWTTEEATRRVVQLGGQNLDTLRAAAQKREFRPVPLGVKVSTQFQNQVRRRPTANVLGLLPGSDPRLSREVVLYTAHHDHLGMRDNAKPGEDAIYNGALDNASGVAAMLAVARAFQALPQPPRRSILFAAVAAEEQGLLGSQYLAEHLPMPPGRIAANINIDGANIHGRTRDVTVIGLGKSSLDALITGLAKAQGRVVKADPLSDRGFFYRSDQFAFAKRGVPAAYFGSGMDFIGKPEGWGKQQRELYEVRRYHQPSDELTPEWELSGAVEDVRLFFLLGAHVARTPEMPRWNKGDEFELPRQEALKAVQEQEARGAK
- the cysS gene encoding cysteine--tRNA ligase produces the protein MAQPSITLFNTLTMQKEPLEPTEPGAVRVYVCGPTVYSYIHIGNARTFTSFDVVVRYLRYRGFRVTYVRNYTDVDDKIIKAAHETGEEPVALASRFVEAFREDARALHMVEPDVSPKVSDHIPEIISIIQKLVDKGVAYESQGDVYFAVSRYPDYAKLSKRNLDDLRAGERVHPGDQKREPLDFALWKAAKPGEPSWDSPWGKGRPGWHIECSAMSARYLGESFDIHGGALDLIFPHHENEIAQSEGASGKQFSKYWMHCGFLDIEGAKMSKSLGNVVRLRDALTKVDAEALRFFFLSTHYRHPLNFADKAIADAEYRMEYFYETLRKVDERVAGKDFGKGPLHGEPGRFLKEFEAAMDDDFNAPNGLAALSGLFGLMNELTDKPPVKDKALVGRTLQALREDVRKVSGVLGLFEDEPAQWLLRRRERAVRERGIDVAEVDRLIAERNEARKAKNFAEADRLRTELKAKGVEIMDTAAGTTWKVAAPATEAA
- a CDS encoding FHA domain-containing protein; this translates as MAPSNPKRPPRPPRPPGAPSPKKQEVELPFDDDEVAPLQEDDPRPQRVPQFPAGPRRSARRAGAGRDARGDRELSTRFDANEYSDPGHSPAFLYVERGPGLGQLIPVKQGPLVIGRASACDLRLQHPSISRRHAQLMRQGERFVLRDLGSQNGTFVNRVKLTGDTDIRVGDEISLGNALMKLRGPGSSSDKVPLTALPVHKKPARMAMSLTRVALVAAAVGSAVAALLTLAFLKITSPESEGTASTDSASGAYVPPPSATEEERAASATEEESRAARPIVPPSSAKASGPRASSISAKSAASRKESGSRSSAQGTKSSAGEERADVISLYEKGDVATALSLARSAQLESLASRITDFQSAQEAGQKALNARDTASALRHLSAALAVDQELSQGWSVQGRKLRKQLGHLHTLTGVDQQKAGDTGAARESFKTALKYDPSNARAKKELQQLGGQP
- a CDS encoding CarD family transcriptional regulator — protein: MQTSFKTGDKAVYPGQGVGEVMGIEHTEVAGQRQSFYVLRILENGMRIMIPINKVGSVGLREIISEEDVKQVYSILKEKDISVDSTTWNRRYREYMEKIKTGSVFEIAEVLRDLYLLKGDKDLSFGERKMLDTARSLLIKELSLAKDCSEEEIESDLKKIFNIAA
- a CDS encoding DNA internalization-related competence protein ComEC/Rec2, with translation MLGATASAEGTGTLSGKFLIIAALLGTAGLALARLPGVHLGVLFALGAMGAGLSGLEGRVEVPPELAQGGPAVLEGVVERVDPFEDSTRLQLAVARAGRTAHSTVPARFRASVYLRGGPSLLPDQRVRVEAKLQPLEPPSNPGEKNFAAARRRQAVVFSGSVMAGRLLVLSPAPAWRRYVARTQQGLSDAVRKVAPSEDSAALFLTLAAGQRASLDDALEEAFSRSGLAHVLSVSGLHVAALALMTLALLRRLLVRVGARFRGMDARRVAAPASVPFVWAYVVFTGNQTPAVRSAVMATVVLLGLALWRRAEGLNSLAAAAIVLVIWTPSSVADLSLQLSFLAVLSLLLLTPALRGAFPIAPPEPGEERRWVRMARNARETVLETFCASAAVTVASVPLVANTFGRASLAGLVSNIVCLPLCGLLTGFAAGGAALFTVSPVLATPVLWGGAWASELLLVLTRFFAAVPLATVELPPFGAGLSALYALGLATWALGVGRWRLGGVLTPLAVAVALLAPWLTPQAPLRITFLSVGQGDAVVLSSRGQHALVDGGGVPQGGDTGTRFVLPFLRHERIDRLALTILSHPHPDHALGLISTLGQVRTERLWLPAGSTDGPLSRQLIAAAQGAKVEEVQVGSPAFVLGEATLEVLGPPLPEDRELIEGVNDRSVVVLLRHGDVTVLLTGDVEEAGEELLLDRVGPVTVLKAPHHGSRTSSTEPFLARTRPRYVVFCVGRRNRFGFPHPEVVERYRALGSECFRTDLNGAVTLESDGKDVRLHGFLPREEPHTGPPVAPLAHHPHP
- a CDS encoding carbohydrate-binding family 9-like protein; amino-acid sequence: MHLARPFLSLLLALTLGLVACRDEQAGPRPRTQRLPPPTQLRTLDAAPAELTFRSGATLGGGAVVYLGSQVTPAQAAPGQPVRLAHYFQAQRAPPQGYSFFAHVIDAATGQMLMNADHEIQDGMAPLASWPVGKVIEDVHTVSMPGGPSRVVLGFWRGDERLAVDDPRAQDGQNRMLGPTLGSAPELPEYKVSRATKPPVLDGELGDEAWKTAPSVVLRGSFDGQPASLRTEARLLYDDANLYVAFAVVDPDVWGTLRKRDDPIYEQEVVEIFLDANADGRTYNELQVSPHNVIFDAYFPARRQGMDTGWDSGMKTAVKVRGTLDDPSDRDDGWTVEMQIPFARLAEVPNVPPKKGDRWRFNLYRLEHVERRNVEGQAFSPLFIGDFHALPRFGWLAFE
- a CDS encoding FHA domain-containing protein, yielding MRFEFEHLGTTTPFELAEGQHLLGGGAEDQVRLEGLPPGFLSLCIEGVRLTVAAAQNFTVNDVHVPRGVPRLVLPGEVVGLPEQMRLKVLQAPHSGERGVGTMAVLKNLLTDGADLSSSRAATLTCLTGLDVGRTFVLAEAQTDLGRGTGVDFRLRDRAVSRSHARILRQGTTFTVLDLGSPNGVFRNGQRVKGSADLAEGDVIELGKTILRFQAPVEVEEPALLPEPALEAPAVEPEPTPRGEWWFIGLGAATALAGVLVTYALVG